DNA from Vibrio japonicus:
CGACAAACAAGGGATAAAATTCATTGTCTTCCATAACTGCCCTTAAGCATCTTAGCTTTTCAGTACGTAACCATCGTTCCTGTTGGAAAAACGTACATTGGATTTTTATCTTAGCGTTTGTATGGTGTGGTTAATCATCTTGGTGTAGAGATCATTAGAAAACCTTGTGGGACCAATAAAATGTATTAAAGACACTTTGCCTAAGTATTCAGATAGCCCATTGTGATTAGTGTCATAATTAGGGAATCCATGATTATGGTACTTTGGCCAATTTAAAATCTGGCTACCTTGACATAATGATTGCATGACATTGCTAGAAAACTGTTCTGTTCCCCATTCTGACCAAGTTTCTTTTCCCAGCTGTTTTTCCATTGTTTGAGAGACTTCCGACAACAGCGTCCGTAAGTTCGAGCCTTTAGGGAAACCGGCGAATGCGGCGCAACCTCGTAGGTAATGCGTTATGTGCAGATCCTTAAGAGCAACAAGGTTCATTTCCGCTTTCGCTTGCACATGATCAACATTCCAACTTTCCGCCAACTGAGACATATAATCGATAGGCACGGGGTCTGGAAACATGGGACCACCGATAGAAAAGCCTAGGTTATCGTTAACTTGTTGGTGTATTTCGGGTAATGCGCCAATTGTGACAGTGTCACTGTCCAATTGTATAACGTAGTAGTCCTCTGTTCTCTTGAGCAAGTGACAAAGCCTTTCCCAACACCCGCCTTTAGGACAGTCCGCGATATCTATGTCAGTGATCTCAACAATAGTGACTCCCTGTATATGCTGCTGCAGTAAAGAGAGATCTGTTTCCGTTAAACTTCCGTCGTTAATCAGTTCAATTTTGCAATGTCCAAACTTCTTCACAAAAGACTTAATTGCAATTAGCGACATTTTTACTGCGGCATGATGCACCTGTGATAACACAAGGACATTTGAATCTTCGACGCTTTGGATAGGAGGAGTCTCAATGACATTTAATAGTGCTTTATTAAACTTAATGATATTCCGCTTTTTCGCTAACTTATCTATTATATTTTTCACCATGCTTCCCATGCTCTCAGTGAAGTTAAGATCGGACCTGGAAAAGTGACAAATGTTCTGTCGAGGCTTTTTATCACCATGAGTCAGTGACTTATAGCCGACACAATGACTTAACTACATCAAATCAACTTGTGCTTTTTGATAATCTTCGGGTATACCAATATCAATAAAATAACCGTCCGAAATGGACGATAAAACATGATGCGAATGAATAGCTTGCTCTAAAAAGTCTTTCTCAAATGAAAATGACGAGCGTGTGGGTAAATCACGACTTAACCTACCACTGAGTAAGTAAACTCCCGCATTAATCAGACCCGCTTGCCCACTCTGTTTCTCTTCAAAATCCGTTATCTTGTTTTTATCAACTTTAACTCGCCCATAGCGACTCGTATCGTCGATACTTTTAAGCGACATGACTAAATCAGCATCGTGTCCTGTAATTTTGTCACACATGTCGGCTAACTCGTACTCAACCAGTGTGTCCCCATTGATAATCAAAGCGAGTTCATCAGGGTTTTTGCAATGTTGCTCAATCGCTTTTTTGATTGCGCCTCCTGTACCCAAAGGGGATGGCTCAATGGAGTAAGCAATGTCCAGATTTTTGTATCGATCGCCGAAATGCTTAACGATGAATTTTTTTTGGTAAGACACAGCCAAGACAGCTTTAGTCACTCCTTGCCGAATTAGATAATCGAGAACGTACTCCAAAAAAGGCCTTCCAGCTACAGGAACCATTGGTTTAGGCAGCCCACCACTGACAGTGCGCAATCTTGTTCCTAACCCGCCACATAGCACTATTGCAGTGATTCTATCCATACTTTGCATGGAAAAGTTCCTCTTCAACATAAGCGCAAATTATGTGGCCAATAAGAATATGACTCTCTTGTATTCTGGGCGTATGCGAAGACGGAACACTGATGCAAATATCACATTCATTCTGAATTTTTCCGCCAACGCCAGCTAATCCAATAGTGATCATTCCATTCGCTTTCGCCGATTTCAGAGCAGATAAAATATTCGGTGAATTTCCTGATGTACTGATACCGATGAAAATATCACCTGGTACACCGTTCGCTTCAATCTGACGAGAGAATAGCCTTTCAAAGCCATAATCATTGCCTATAGCAGTCAGGATGGAAGTGTCTGTTGTTAGAGCAAGTGCCGGTAGACCCGGGCGGTCAAACTCGAAGCGACTGACAAACTCTGCAGCAATATGCTGGGCGTCAGCAGCACTACCGCCGTTACCAGCAATCAGTACTTTATTCCCATTTCTATAGGCATCTAAGCAAGTGTGCGCCGCTCGTACGATACTTTTGTTGACTTCACTTGATGACAGTAATGCCTGCTTGGTTTCAATTGAAGCGGCAATATGCTGCTGGATAAACGTCATACTGTCCATGATTGTGTTCCTTGTTGAGTAAAGCGAAAGGGTTGAATATGTCCATCTAACTCATTGAGTGCTCTCTCGACGTCTAAGCGTCGGATGGGGTCAACAAAAAGCATCATAAAACCCCCACCGCCTGCCCCTGAAATCTTTATAGATTTCGCGCCAGCGCTCAGCACCTTATCCTCGATAAGTTCAATCTGGCGAGTGGAAATAGCAGTTGAGGTCGATTTCTTTGCATTCCAAGCAT
Protein-coding regions in this window:
- a CDS encoding D-sedoheptulose-7-phosphate isomerase produces the protein MDSMTFIQQHIAASIETKQALLSSSEVNKSIVRAAHTCLDAYRNGNKVLIAGNGGSAADAQHIAAEFVSRFEFDRPGLPALALTTDTSILTAIGNDYGFERLFSRQIEANGVPGDIFIGISTSGNSPNILSALKSAKANGMITIGLAGVGGKIQNECDICISVPSSHTPRIQESHILIGHIICAYVEEELFHAKYG
- a CDS encoding nucleotidyltransferase family protein; this encodes MQSMDRITAIVLCGGLGTRLRTVSGGLPKPMVPVAGRPFLEYVLDYLIRQGVTKAVLAVSYQKKFIVKHFGDRYKNLDIAYSIEPSPLGTGGAIKKAIEQHCKNPDELALIINGDTLVEYELADMCDKITGHDADLVMSLKSIDDTSRYGRVKVDKNKITDFEEKQSGQAGLINAGVYLLSGRLSRDLPTRSSFSFEKDFLEQAIHSHHVLSSISDGYFIDIGIPEDYQKAQVDLM